A genomic window from Halogeometricum sp. S3BR5-2 includes:
- a CDS encoding ParA family protein gives MARAVSVSLQKGGVGKTTIAINLADALAARGNEVLLVDLDQQGNATEGVGKKELYETDGPHVGDVLTEDDPVDVREIIHDRGEFDLLPAHVDLDDIEDRIRNSTFGILWVRRRIVEPLLGDEYDYIVIDSPPSLGPLSDASLIGAGNLIVPLLMSEPSVSGFERMVEQQVRPIRNEVDLDILAIVPNDLSGNNEERRIIDDLEASPFAQYLPAFARSEGFGESPGPGIRHRIAFSRAWRDGKTLREYDADSDMLERLDQLAQVVENGGTDA, from the coding sequence ATGGCGCGCGCCGTGAGCGTCTCGCTACAGAAAGGCGGCGTCGGGAAGACGACCATCGCCATCAATCTCGCGGACGCTCTGGCCGCGCGGGGGAACGAGGTGCTCCTCGTCGACCTCGACCAACAGGGCAACGCGACGGAGGGAGTCGGGAAGAAGGAACTGTACGAGACCGACGGTCCGCACGTCGGCGACGTGTTAACCGAGGACGACCCGGTGGACGTACGCGAAATCATTCACGACCGCGGAGAGTTCGACCTCCTCCCCGCGCACGTCGACTTGGACGACATCGAAGACCGGATTCGGAACTCGACGTTCGGTATCCTGTGGGTCCGGCGGCGCATCGTCGAACCCCTCCTCGGGGACGAATACGACTACATCGTCATCGACTCCCCCCCGAGTCTCGGACCGCTCTCGGACGCGTCGCTCATCGGGGCGGGCAATCTCATCGTACCCCTGCTCATGAGCGAACCCAGCGTCTCCGGGTTCGAGCGGATGGTCGAACAGCAGGTCCGGCCCATCCGCAACGAAGTCGACCTCGACATCCTCGCCATCGTCCCGAACGACCTCAGCGGCAACAACGAGGAGCGACGCATCATCGACGACCTCGAGGCGTCGCCGTTCGCGCAGTATCTTCCCGCGTTCGCGCGTTCGGAGGGGTTCGGCGAGTCGCCCGGTCCCGGAATCAGACACCGCATCGCGTTCAGTCGCGCCTGGCGAGACGGGAAGACCCTGCGCGAGTACGACGCCGACAGCGACATGCTAGAGCGACTCGACCAACTGGCGCAGGTCGTCGAGAACGGAGGCACCGATGCCTGA
- a CDS encoding winged helix-turn-helix domain-containing protein — translation MIRSDTATASWDAMFDSLAHATRRRVLAELTDSTDVSVDSLSRRTDPDASPETTRTTLYHAHLPKLERNGFIWWDREEGAVGRGPRWDTAESVLAAADYPTERLTSRP, via the coding sequence ATGATCCGCAGTGATACGGCGACCGCGTCCTGGGACGCGATGTTCGACTCGCTCGCGCACGCGACGCGCCGCCGCGTGCTCGCAGAACTGACCGACAGCACCGACGTGAGCGTCGACTCGCTCTCGCGGCGAACCGACCCCGACGCCAGTCCGGAGACGACACGAACCACGCTCTATCACGCCCACCTGCCGAAACTCGAACGCAACGGGTTCATCTGGTGGGACAGAGAAGAGGGCGCGGTCGGTCGCGGTCCGCGGTGGGACACCGCCGAGTCCGTTCTCGCGGCCGCAGACTACCCGACGGAGCGACTGACGTCGCGTCCGTAG
- a CDS encoding BGTF surface domain-containing protein has product MTKTNDMRALLMAALVVMSVFAGVGTVSAIDTATVDDENVEDVAVGQDTARQVVEFETTLDEDESEDISIDTNDIPNTDLLAVGVTLDGSEDFSVSDKSVDDGVAEFTVQNNGDAEETVTVTATLVYDTSEAELDDLGEYDLTVDGDGTDGETAQFNLTANEVESVNFQGETVHVDVSSLSGDLVLREVEDRSNEETSFISQLNPENGYVEIDTSDLDGDYVVMGDGGFDDGIFFEIAEQDLTAEWDEDSVTQNDEVELDFESGRGDYLVEVSADGLDADELEIMFGDANEYVATNEEDDSVYLEGDTDATITAEVTDDIDAGEYDFEFQVTDTTASDSDTLEIGEENRNIDFSQSTYTEEVGDLAEITVQMEDTDQAYVFIGGDDVNYLEAVRLNDDDDDGEVTFSFNTFTGSEEDTDPFELVSEDDEIETVTEDIEVTEGDRLDGAVDNRLEPGDYDLRASTSLQYNADEDEVEDEQDVAVLDLVGRSTDGISTLTAPGGSADGFDDTEELIESANQSDTVALGDRLVVRVTASGVSGIIDDDDIDSLQENGVFLGIEESDAGANADEESIDFDGGNAAIYRDDSVAENQFFVVFETDQLDLDEDAEYQAYFRVGEEGEDVIDYVDEDEEERVSTAFTVEEPDADLDLNDDDQYEVVRSEEATVRFDTNLAGGSEVSVRLRSSASDSAFLLSNTVETTANGSVTTTFDTSDIEAGTEFEITVRSGGDDLANEDGVIVNQTTPTPSDTPMDTPMTTDTPTDTSTDTPTATPTDTPTETATSTPTTTGGSTPGFGVVVAVTALLAAALLATRRD; this is encoded by the coding sequence ATGACAAAAACAAACGACATGCGTGCCCTCCTCATGGCGGCGCTCGTGGTCATGTCCGTCTTCGCTGGCGTCGGTACGGTCAGCGCCATCGACACGGCCACCGTTGACGACGAGAACGTCGAAGACGTCGCCGTCGGGCAGGACACCGCGAGGCAGGTCGTCGAGTTCGAGACGACGCTCGACGAGGATGAGAGCGAAGACATCAGCATCGACACGAACGACATCCCGAACACCGACCTCTTGGCGGTCGGTGTGACGCTCGACGGGAGCGAGGACTTCTCCGTCTCCGATAAATCCGTCGACGACGGCGTCGCCGAGTTCACGGTTCAGAACAACGGCGACGCCGAGGAGACGGTCACGGTGACGGCGACGCTCGTGTACGACACGAGCGAGGCCGAACTCGATGACCTCGGCGAGTACGACCTCACCGTCGACGGCGACGGGACCGACGGGGAAACCGCCCAGTTCAACCTCACGGCGAACGAAGTCGAGTCCGTCAACTTCCAGGGCGAGACCGTCCACGTGGACGTGAGCTCTCTGTCCGGTGACCTCGTCCTCCGCGAGGTCGAGGACCGCAGTAACGAGGAGACCAGCTTCATCTCCCAACTCAACCCCGAGAACGGCTACGTCGAAATCGACACCTCGGACCTCGACGGAGACTACGTCGTCATGGGTGACGGCGGGTTCGACGACGGCATCTTCTTCGAGATAGCCGAGCAGGACCTCACCGCGGAGTGGGACGAGGACTCGGTCACGCAGAACGACGAGGTCGAACTCGACTTCGAGTCCGGCCGCGGCGACTACCTCGTCGAGGTCAGCGCCGACGGTCTCGACGCCGACGAACTGGAGATCATGTTCGGCGACGCGAACGAGTACGTCGCCACGAACGAAGAGGACGACAGCGTCTACCTCGAAGGCGACACCGACGCGACCATCACCGCCGAGGTGACGGACGACATCGACGCCGGCGAGTACGACTTCGAGTTCCAGGTGACGGACACGACCGCGTCCGACTCCGACACGCTCGAAATCGGCGAGGAGAACCGCAACATCGACTTCTCGCAGTCGACGTACACCGAAGAGGTCGGTGACCTCGCCGAAATCACCGTCCAGATGGAAGACACCGATCAGGCGTACGTCTTCATCGGCGGTGACGACGTCAACTACCTCGAAGCCGTCCGGCTGAACGACGACGACGACGACGGCGAGGTGACGTTCTCCTTTAACACGTTCACCGGAAGCGAGGAGGACACCGATCCGTTCGAACTCGTGAGCGAGGACGACGAAATCGAGACGGTCACCGAGGACATTGAGGTGACCGAGGGAGACCGTCTCGACGGCGCGGTCGACAACCGTCTCGAACCCGGCGACTACGACCTCCGGGCCAGCACGTCGCTGCAGTACAACGCCGACGAGGACGAAGTCGAGGACGAACAGGACGTCGCCGTCCTCGACCTCGTCGGACGTAGCACGGACGGCATCAGCACGCTGACCGCTCCCGGCGGGAGCGCCGACGGCTTCGACGACACCGAGGAACTCATCGAGAGCGCCAACCAGAGCGACACGGTCGCGCTCGGCGACCGCCTCGTCGTGCGCGTCACCGCCAGCGGCGTCAGCGGCATCATCGACGACGACGACATCGACTCCCTCCAAGAGAACGGCGTCTTCCTCGGCATCGAGGAGTCCGACGCGGGTGCGAACGCCGACGAGGAGTCCATCGACTTCGACGGCGGTAACGCGGCCATCTACCGCGACGACTCCGTCGCCGAGAACCAGTTCTTCGTCGTCTTCGAGACCGACCAACTCGACCTCGACGAGGACGCGGAGTACCAGGCGTACTTCCGCGTCGGTGAAGAGGGCGAGGACGTGATCGACTACGTCGACGAAGACGAGGAAGAACGCGTCTCGACCGCGTTCACGGTCGAAGAGCCCGACGCCGACCTCGACCTGAACGACGACGACCAGTACGAGGTCGTCCGGTCCGAAGAGGCGACCGTTCGGTTCGACACGAACCTCGCGGGCGGGTCGGAAGTCAGCGTCCGTCTGCGCAGTTCGGCCTCGGACTCCGCGTTCCTGCTCTCGAACACCGTGGAGACGACCGCGAACGGGTCCGTCACCACGACGTTCGACACCTCCGACATCGAGGCCGGAACCGAGTTCGAGATAACCGTTCGTAGCGGCGGAGACGACCTGGCGAACGAGGACGGCGTCATCGTCAACCAGACGACGCCGACGCCCTCGGATACGCCCATGGACACGCCGATGACGACGGACACGCCGACGGATACGTCGACGGACACGCCGACGGCGACGCCGACGGACACCCCGACCGAAACCGCGACGAGCACCCCCACGACGACCGGGGGTAGCACGCCCGGGTTCGGCGTGGTCGTCGCCGTGACGGCGCTGCTGGCCGCGGCCCTGCTGGCGACCCGCCGCGACTAG
- a CDS encoding archaea-specific SMC-related protein has translation MSQAQSAAEAVTLHVENIGGIGETTVEFGPGVTALAGRNATNRTSLLQSIMAALGSDRASLKGDADEGSVSLTVGDRTYTRTLKRRGSTIVTEGDPYLEDATLADLFAFLLESNESRQAVARGDDLRELIMRPIDTDAIQTQIRELEEEKREVDNEISDLDSLDGRLPELEEERRSLKEQIEEKRAELEEKEAEIEEADANIEQSRDDRDELESRLDDLKEARSDLEDVRYDIDAEGESIEALESERDELTTERAEIPDELDESDEIETQIADLRDRMQRVDSSVNQLQTVIQFNEDMLEGTSADVAAALRDEDGGGSVTDALVESDTVVCWTCGTEVETSQIEETVDRLRSLRREKLDQRNDLRDQIDDLEDERNELEQLHRRRGQLDDRVQSIDQELDRRRDRRESLKDEREELTGRVETLESEVEELESRDYGDILERHREANQLEFEIGRLENDLDSTESEIESVESRFDDRDELERRREEIADELADLRTRIERIESEAIEEFNGHMDTVLDILDYGNLDRIWIERTEQTVREGRRKVQKSMFDMHIIRSADNGATYEDTIDHLSESEREVTGLVFALAGYLVHDVHETVPFILLDSLEAIDSGRIAQLVDYISEYADYTVAALLPEDAAALDDDYERVQEI, from the coding sequence ATGAGTCAGGCACAGTCTGCAGCAGAGGCCGTCACGCTCCACGTCGAGAACATCGGCGGTATCGGGGAGACGACGGTCGAGTTCGGCCCCGGCGTCACGGCGCTCGCGGGCCGGAACGCGACGAACCGAACGTCCCTCTTACAGTCCATCATGGCGGCTCTCGGCAGCGACAGAGCGTCGCTGAAAGGCGACGCCGACGAGGGCTCCGTGAGCCTCACCGTCGGAGACCGAACCTACACCCGGACGCTGAAGCGGCGCGGAAGCACTATTGTCACCGAGGGCGACCCGTACCTCGAAGACGCGACGCTCGCCGACCTGTTCGCGTTCCTCTTGGAATCGAACGAGTCCCGGCAGGCCGTCGCTCGCGGCGACGACCTCCGCGAACTCATCATGCGGCCCATCGACACCGACGCCATCCAGACGCAGATTCGCGAACTCGAAGAGGAAAAACGAGAGGTCGACAACGAGATATCCGACCTCGACTCGCTGGACGGGCGACTCCCCGAACTCGAGGAGGAGCGGCGCTCGCTGAAAGAGCAGATCGAGGAGAAGCGCGCCGAGTTAGAGGAGAAAGAAGCGGAGATAGAGGAGGCCGACGCCAACATCGAACAGTCGCGCGACGACCGCGACGAGTTGGAATCTCGACTCGACGACCTCAAGGAGGCGCGCTCGGACCTCGAGGACGTCCGGTACGACATCGACGCCGAAGGGGAGAGCATCGAGGCGCTCGAATCCGAGCGCGACGAACTCACGACCGAACGCGCGGAGATTCCCGACGAACTCGACGAGAGTGACGAAATCGAGACGCAGATAGCCGACCTCCGCGACCGGATGCAGCGGGTCGACTCCAGCGTCAACCAACTTCAGACGGTCATCCAGTTCAACGAGGACATGCTGGAGGGGACGAGCGCGGACGTCGCCGCCGCCCTCCGCGACGAGGACGGAGGCGGTTCGGTCACCGACGCCCTCGTCGAGTCGGACACCGTCGTCTGCTGGACGTGCGGCACCGAGGTCGAGACGAGCCAGATCGAGGAGACGGTCGACCGCCTCCGGTCGCTCCGCCGAGAGAAACTCGACCAGCGCAACGACCTGCGCGACCAGATCGACGACCTCGAAGACGAGCGGAACGAACTCGAGCAACTCCACCGACGCCGCGGCCAACTCGACGACCGCGTCCAGAGCATCGACCAGGAACTCGACCGCCGCCGGGACCGACGCGAGTCGCTGAAAGACGAGCGCGAGGAACTCACCGGCCGCGTGGAGACGCTGGAGTCGGAGGTCGAAGAGCTCGAATCCCGCGACTACGGCGATATCCTCGAACGCCACCGCGAGGCGAACCAACTCGAGTTCGAGATCGGTCGACTGGAGAACGACCTCGACTCGACGGAGTCGGAGATCGAGTCGGTCGAATCCCGGTTCGACGACCGCGACGAACTGGAGCGACGCCGCGAGGAGATAGCCGACGAACTCGCGGACCTCCGAACGAGAATCGAACGCATCGAGTCCGAGGCCATCGAGGAGTTCAACGGTCACATGGACACCGTCCTCGACATCCTCGACTACGGTAACCTCGACCGCATCTGGATCGAGCGCACCGAGCAGACCGTCCGCGAGGGTCGCCGGAAGGTGCAGAAGTCGATGTTCGACATGCACATCATCCGGAGCGCCGACAACGGCGCCACCTACGAGGACACCATCGACCACCTCTCCGAGAGCGAACGCGAGGTCACCGGACTCGTCTTCGCACTCGCGGGCTACCTCGTCCACGACGTGCACGAGACGGTGCCGTTCATCCTGCTCGACTCCTTGGAGGCCATCGACTCGGGACGCATCGCCCAACTCGTCGACTACATCAGCGAGTACGCCGACTACACCGTCGCCGCACTCCTCCCCGAGGACGCGGCGGCGCTGGACGACGACTACGAACGCGTCCAAGAAATATAG
- the rdfA gene encoding rod-determining factor RdfA — protein sequence MSSEENETAKRGRRSKVRRLIDEYGLDGEGERLENLWTAGRDDRLSLRELADDFNRRLLRAVMVDAGMNPLDGEVANTYRLLTDDDVSSGMRTQAKQTLEREDIDIDDLQKNFVSHQAIHTYLTKYRGVKRDEQTDEDRVQKGLDTIQRLRSRTAAVSENIVENLANTDRIQIGEFEVLVDVRVFCRDCGTQYDVQDLLEAGHCECGGELAAAAGETSTTE from the coding sequence ATGAGTAGTGAGGAGAACGAGACGGCGAAACGTGGGCGCCGAAGCAAAGTCCGCCGACTCATCGACGAGTACGGCCTCGACGGGGAGGGCGAACGACTGGAGAACCTGTGGACGGCGGGTCGGGACGACCGTCTGAGCCTGCGCGAACTCGCCGACGACTTCAACCGACGGCTGCTTCGCGCGGTGATGGTCGACGCGGGGATGAATCCGCTCGACGGCGAAGTCGCCAACACCTACCGGTTGTTGACCGACGACGACGTCTCCAGTGGGATGCGGACGCAGGCCAAGCAGACGCTCGAGCGCGAGGATATCGATATCGACGACCTGCAGAAGAACTTCGTCTCCCACCAGGCGATACACACCTACCTGACGAAGTACCGCGGCGTCAAGCGCGACGAACAGACGGACGAGGACCGCGTGCAGAAGGGTCTCGACACCATCCAGCGACTCCGGAGCAGGACGGCCGCCGTCTCCGAGAACATCGTCGAGAACTTGGCGAACACCGACCGGATCCAGATCGGCGAGTTCGAGGTGCTCGTCGACGTCCGCGTGTTCTGCCGCGACTGCGGGACGCAGTACGACGTGCAGGACCTCTTGGAGGCGGGGCATTGCGAGTGCGGGGGCGAACTCGCCGCCGCCGCGGGCGAGACGAGCACGACGGAGTGA
- a CDS encoding helix-turn-helix domain-containing protein, with protein MVKLDDVDPDELRRALADAESAKEAKRLVVALDYLDGVAVSVLAERYGIPRSTLYYWLDRFEAEPVTEAITDEDRPGRPRKLDSADRRRLRDHLDADPTEQGYDGDQWTPELVRDHVERTFGVSYSVGHVRRLLRELETS; from the coding sequence ATGGTCAAGCTCGACGACGTGGACCCGGACGAACTTCGTCGCGCGCTCGCGGACGCGGAGTCGGCGAAGGAGGCGAAGCGACTCGTCGTCGCCCTGGACTACCTCGACGGCGTCGCGGTGTCCGTCCTCGCGGAGCGCTACGGAATCCCCCGCTCGACGCTCTACTACTGGCTCGACCGGTTCGAGGCGGAACCGGTGACCGAGGCGATAACCGACGAGGACCGCCCGGGCCGCCCCCGGAAGCTCGATTCGGCGGACCGACGACGACTGCGGGACCACCTCGACGCGGACCCGACCGAACAGGGGTACGACGGCGACCAGTGGACTCCCGAACTCGTCCGAGACCACGTCGAACGCACGTTCGGCGTCTCCTACTCGGTCGGACACGTTCGGCGGCTACTCCGAGAACTGGAGACGTCCTGA
- a CDS encoding orc1/cdc6 family replication initiation protein, producing MALFERDNDIYRDRDALREDYQPEQLVGRDEELRTYQAALQPVINGEQPNNIFLYGKTGVGKTAATKYLLAHLREDAAQYDDIDLSVTFLNCDGLTSSYQIATRLVNSLRSESNQISTTGYPLASVYEMLWEELDDRAGSVLVVLDEIDHVNDDSILYQLPRARANGNLEVAKIGLIGISNDFSFRDDLSPKVKSSLCEQEIHFPAYNAENLRAILQQRAEVAFHEGVLSEEVIPLCAAYGAKDAGDARQSIDLLMKAGDLARDEETDSIEESHVRRGRRALERGRIKEGINGLTEHGHLVLYALLTLDLEGETPIRSRDVRPRYTRFAELANRDPLVPRRMRDHLSELAMLGIVSVTERNEGRRGGTYREYALDMDVELILSAMADTVELVGVHDSINSYVDGDDEPTTLEDFHGA from the coding sequence ATGGCGCTGTTCGAGCGGGACAACGACATCTATCGGGACCGGGATGCGCTACGGGAGGATTATCAGCCCGAGCAGTTGGTCGGTCGAGACGAGGAACTCCGAACGTACCAGGCGGCGCTCCAACCCGTCATCAACGGCGAGCAACCGAACAACATCTTCCTGTACGGCAAGACCGGCGTCGGCAAGACGGCCGCGACGAAGTACCTCCTCGCACACCTCCGAGAGGACGCCGCGCAGTACGACGACATCGACCTCTCGGTCACCTTTCTCAACTGCGACGGTCTCACCAGTTCCTATCAGATCGCCACCCGCCTCGTCAACAGCCTCCGCTCGGAGTCGAACCAGATATCCACGACGGGGTACCCTCTCGCGTCCGTCTACGAGATGCTCTGGGAGGAACTGGACGACCGGGCGGGCAGCGTCCTCGTCGTCCTCGACGAGATAGACCACGTCAACGACGACAGCATCCTCTATCAACTCCCCCGCGCCCGCGCGAACGGTAACCTCGAAGTCGCCAAGATCGGTCTCATCGGCATCTCGAACGACTTCTCCTTCCGCGACGACCTCTCGCCGAAAGTCAAGAGTTCGCTGTGCGAACAGGAGATTCACTTCCCCGCCTACAACGCCGAGAACCTCCGCGCCATCCTCCAACAGCGCGCCGAAGTCGCCTTCCACGAGGGCGTCCTCTCCGAGGAGGTCATCCCGCTGTGCGCCGCCTACGGTGCGAAGGACGCCGGTGACGCCCGCCAATCCATCGACCTCCTGATGAAGGCGGGCGACCTGGCGCGCGACGAGGAGACCGACTCCATCGAGGAGAGCCACGTCCGCCGCGGCCGTCGCGCGCTCGAACGCGGCCGCATCAAAGAGGGAATCAACGGGCTCACGGAACACGGCCACCTCGTCCTCTACGCGCTCCTCACCCTAGACCTGGAGGGCGAGACTCCCATCCGCTCGCGCGACGTCCGCCCCCGCTACACGCGCTTCGCCGAACTCGCCAACCGCGACCCCCTCGTCCCCCGTCGAATGAGAGACCATCTGAGCGAACTCGCCATGCTGGGCATCGTCTCCGTCACCGAACGGAACGAGGGGCGGCGCGGCGGGACCTACCGGGAGTACGCGCTCGACATGGACGTCGAACTCATCCTCTCGGCGATGGCCGACACCGTCGAACTCGTCGGCGTCCACGACAGCATCAACTCCTACGTCGACGGCGACGACGAACCGACGACGCTCGAGGATTTCCACGGCGCGTAG